The following are encoded together in the Pleurocapsa sp. FMAR1 genome:
- a CDS encoding FAD-binding domain-containing protein: MSDLILFWHRRDLRISDNLGLAAATKQTAKIVGLFCLDSNILDRDDIAPARVTYMIGCLQELEQNYQQLGSQLIIVQGKPQKAIAQIAIALKAKAVFWNLDVEPYAKERDRTVTDALKEKGIETKNFWDQLLHAPGDVLTKSSSEPYKVYTPFWRSWNQEDKQKTTKEIKQLSGLTKAELETANQAGAIALPTAQDLGYVWENPLMLEPGETAAIEKLEEFCDRAIYCYEEERNFPYVDGTSNLSAALKFGAVSIRSVWQATLDMLANCRSEEAKNGVVTWQKELAWREFYQHCMFFFPELAKGSYRDEFKDFPWENDETKFQAWCEGKTGYPIVDAAMRQLNETGWMHNRCRMIVASFLTKDLIIDWRWGEKYFMQKLFDGDLSSNNGGWQWSASSGMDPKPLRIFNPASQAAKFDQDGEYIRQWLPEISSMETEYLVTGKIPELERASYDYPQPIVDHKVQQRQFKALYKQQKG, translated from the coding sequence ATGTCTGATTTAATACTCTTTTGGCATCGTCGTGATTTACGAATTTCTGATAACCTTGGATTAGCAGCAGCAACAAAGCAAACTGCAAAAATAGTCGGTTTATTTTGTCTAGACTCTAATATTCTCGATCGCGATGATATTGCCCCCGCCAGAGTCACCTATATGATTGGCTGCTTACAGGAGTTGGAGCAAAATTATCAGCAGCTTGGTAGTCAATTAATCATTGTGCAAGGAAAACCTCAAAAAGCTATTGCTCAGATAGCGATCGCACTTAAGGCAAAGGCAGTATTTTGGAACTTAGATGTTGAACCTTATGCAAAAGAGCGCGATCGTACTGTAACCGATGCGCTCAAAGAAAAAGGTATCGAGACTAAAAACTTTTGGGATCAGCTACTTCATGCCCCAGGCGATGTGCTAACTAAATCTTCTAGTGAACCCTATAAAGTTTATACCCCTTTTTGGCGTAGCTGGAATCAAGAGGACAAACAAAAAACGACCAAAGAAATTAAGCAGCTATCGGGTTTAACTAAAGCTGAATTAGAAACAGCCAACCAGGCTGGCGCGATCGCCCTACCTACTGCCCAAGATTTGGGCTACGTGTGGGAAAATCCTTTAATGCTTGAGCCAGGAGAAACCGCAGCAATAGAGAAGCTAGAAGAATTTTGCGATCGCGCTATCTACTGTTATGAAGAAGAGCGTAATTTTCCTTATGTGGATGGTACATCTAACCTCAGTGCAGCCTTAAAGTTTGGCGCAGTAAGCATTCGCAGCGTATGGCAAGCAACTTTAGATATGTTAGCTAACTGTCGCAGCGAAGAAGCCAAAAACGGCGTAGTTACCTGGCAAAAAGAACTAGCCTGGCGAGAATTTTATCAGCACTGTATGTTTTTCTTTCCTGAATTAGCCAAGGGCTCATATCGCGATGAATTTAAAGACTTTCCTTGGGAAAACGACGAAACCAAATTTCAGGCATGGTGTGAGGGAAAAACGGGTTATCCCATCGTCGATGCGGCTATGCGACAGCTAAACGAAACTGGCTGGATGCATAATCGTTGTCGGATGATTGTTGCCAGCTTTCTAACTAAAGATCTAATTATTGACTGGCGTTGGGGCGAAAAATATTTTATGCAGAAGCTATTCGATGGTGATTTATCATCTAATAATGGTGGTTGGCAGTGGAGTGCCTCTAGCGGGATGGATCCTAAACCGCTACGCATCTTTAATCCTGCTTCTCAAGCAGCTAAATTTGACCAAGATGGGGAATACATCCGTCAATGGCTGCCCGAAATAAGCTCAATGGAAACAGAGTATTTGGTAACGGGTAAAATACCTGAGTTAGAAAGAGCCAGTTACGATTATCCTCAACCCATTGTCGATCATAAAGTTCAGCAACGACAGTTCAAGGCACTGTATAAACAACAAAAGGGCTAA
- a CDS encoding succinate--CoA ligase subunit alpha, translated as MNWFSPKKVIVQGITESQAAVYAVQMKASGTEIVAGISPGNGGSEVDDIPVFDLVEQVLNQVKQIDISLIFVDPFQVLDAAKEAIAAGIKKIIIFTANVPPLDTIELLKYAQAKDVLVLGPGSHGVVIPQQSWLGKLEPQFYRPGEVGLLTTSQHLSYEVAAELNQANMGQSIVVSLGEDRIVGSSLPQWLAILQSNSNTKAIVSICQSINQAEEITTYCKNNGDDKPIIVYVAGLKAPQEKVFRDAVTIISNNLSSSIPAVNRDRQKISKLKKAGIKIARKPSEIPAIIQKALSTTT; from the coding sequence ATGAACTGGTTTTCACCCAAAAAGGTAATTGTCCAAGGAATTACAGAGTCTCAGGCTGCTGTTTATGCAGTGCAAATGAAAGCCTCTGGCACTGAAATTGTAGCGGGAATTAGTCCTGGTAATGGAGGCAGTGAAGTTGATGATATTCCCGTTTTTGATTTGGTAGAACAGGTACTAAACCAAGTTAAGCAAATTGATATTAGCCTAATTTTTGTAGATCCCTTTCAAGTACTTGATGCAGCAAAAGAAGCGATCGCTGCGGGAATTAAGAAAATTATTATTTTTACTGCAAATGTTCCTCCTTTAGATACGATTGAGCTTCTAAAATATGCTCAAGCTAAGGACGTGCTAGTTTTAGGTCCTGGTAGTCATGGAGTTGTGATTCCACAGCAAAGTTGGTTAGGTAAGTTAGAGCCTCAGTTTTATCGCCCTGGAGAAGTGGGGTTGCTCACCACCAGCCAGCACCTGTCCTATGAGGTAGCAGCAGAATTAAATCAGGCAAATATGGGACAGTCCATAGTTGTCAGTTTAGGGGAGGATCGAATTGTCGGCTCTAGTCTGCCTCAGTGGCTAGCAATTTTGCAGTCAAACTCAAACACCAAAGCGATCGTTTCTATTTGTCAAAGTATTAATCAAGCCGAAGAAATTACTACCTACTGTAAAAATAATGGCGACGATAAACCAATCATTGTTTACGTTGCAGGATTAAAAGCACCTCAAGAAAAGGTGTTTCGTGATGCAGTGACAATTATTAGCAATAATTTATCTAGCTCTATTCCTGCTGTCAATCGCGATCGCCAAAAGATTAGCAAGCTCAAAAAAGCTGGTATCAAAATAGCTAGAAAACCCAGTGAAATTCCAGCAATTATTCAAAAGGCATTATCTACTACTACCTAA
- a CDS encoding ATP-grasp domain-containing protein, translating to MELLEYQAKELFKMVGIPILPSQTIKDSRKIKQLQIPYPVVLKSQVRSGGRGKAGGVRFAANTIDAIAAARIIFNLSILNEYPEFILAEAHYNAEREFLLAIVLDYDLQRPVLLGSALGGMNVDSLLANLQQVVVESEFSIFYARRLAANMGLSGQLICSVSEIIAKMYRLFVEKDLDLIEINPLGVNSKGELMALDGKITINDHALARQPIVETLNFSQYQIQANQHNVVKFNQDFAQARWRWLDWQNSAGKIAIICNSFDLALLTWDLLEQNKVSPACGVLIAQSLSSTENNPKYQEQIAEILAELESVSGIKAILVNIWETEAVSREVIEAIANYAQSIAKSASSANEQPKAESDQANKPTSIKQTKSLTPVELDPQPQFILRLLNKDNLKDIKITETMYLSSNLEAAIAQAIAVVKSN from the coding sequence ATGGAACTACTAGAATATCAGGCTAAAGAATTGTTTAAGATGGTGGGTATTCCTATTCTACCTTCTCAGACTATCAAAGATTCTAGAAAAATTAAGCAACTGCAAATTCCTTATCCAGTCGTTTTGAAGTCTCAAGTTAGGTCGGGAGGGAGAGGCAAAGCGGGAGGTGTCCGTTTTGCTGCTAATACTATTGATGCGATCGCGGCGGCTAGGATTATCTTTAATTTGTCTATTTTAAATGAATACCCTGAATTTATTTTAGCAGAAGCTCACTATAATGCCGAGAGAGAGTTTTTGCTGGCAATAGTTCTCGACTATGATTTACAACGCCCTGTGCTGCTTGGTTCGGCATTAGGAGGCATGAATGTAGATTCATTGTTGGCTAATTTACAGCAGGTAGTAGTCGAGTCAGAATTTTCTATATTCTATGCCCGTCGCCTAGCTGCCAATATGGGACTATCAGGTCAATTAATTTGCTCTGTTAGCGAGATTATTGCCAAAATGTATCGCTTGTTTGTCGAAAAAGATCTAGATTTAATTGAAATCAATCCTTTGGGAGTTAATAGCAAAGGAGAGTTGATGGCACTAGATGGAAAAATTACGATTAACGATCACGCGCTGGCAAGACAACCTATAGTTGAAACCTTGAATTTTTCTCAATATCAAATACAAGCTAATCAACATAATGTTGTAAAATTTAACCAAGATTTTGCTCAGGCTAGATGGCGTTGGTTAGATTGGCAAAATAGCGCAGGTAAAATTGCCATAATCTGCAACAGTTTTGATTTGGCGTTATTGACATGGGACTTACTTGAGCAAAATAAAGTTTCTCCTGCCTGTGGTGTTTTAATTGCCCAGAGCCTGAGCAGCACAGAAAATAACCCTAAATATCAAGAGCAAATAGCAGAAATTCTCGCCGAACTGGAGTCGGTGTCTGGCATAAAAGCTATTTTAGTCAATATTTGGGAGACAGAAGCGGTCAGTCGAGAAGTTATTGAGGCGATCGCTAATTATGCCCAATCAATCGCTAAATCAGCCTCATCTGCTAATGAACAGCCGAAAGCCGAAAGCGATCAAGCAAATAAGCCTACATCTATCAAGCAGACAAAATCTTTAACACCAGTTGAACTCGACCCTCAACCTCAGTTTATCTTACGATTATTAAATAAAGACAATCTAAAAGATATAAAAATTACCGAGACTATGTATTTGTCTAGCAATTTAGAAGCAGCAATTGCCCAAGCCATAGCTGTGGTTAAATCAAATTAA
- the ruvX gene encoding Holliday junction resolvase RuvX, whose product MKKVSALGLDVGKKRMGVAGCDGTGLIATGLTTIYRTSLAEDIQQLKEIIKEREVETLVVGMPYTLEGHIGSQAKQVQKFADQIGNILQLPIEYVDERLTSVEAEAQLKAQKKFSTRNKGAIDRHAAAIILQQWLDIRRSKMIRDRG is encoded by the coding sequence ATGAAAAAAGTTTCAGCTTTGGGGTTGGATGTTGGTAAAAAGCGTATGGGAGTAGCTGGTTGTGATGGCACAGGCTTGATTGCTACTGGTCTAACTACTATTTATCGAACTTCTCTGGCTGAAGATATTCAGCAATTAAAAGAAATAATTAAAGAGAGAGAAGTTGAAACATTGGTTGTCGGTATGCCCTACACTTTAGAGGGACATATTGGCTCACAAGCAAAACAGGTTCAAAAATTCGCTGACCAAATAGGCAATATTCTCCAGTTGCCGATTGAATATGTTGATGAGCGTCTAACCTCTGTCGAAGCAGAGGCGCAACTCAAGGCACAGAAAAAATTCTCAACCCGTAATAAAGGCGCGATCGACCGCCACGCAGCAGCAATAATTTTGCAACAGTGGCTTGATATTAGACGCTCTAAAATGATAAGAGATAGAGGATGA
- the dnaG gene encoding DNA primase, whose amino-acid sequence MKVPRLHPDTIEEVQQRVDIVDVISEHIVLRKRGKDFLGLCPFHNEKTPSFSVSQDKQLYYCFGCSAGGNAYKFLMEIGKQSFAEVVLDLARRYQVEVKTVEPEQRQEIQRQLGIREELYRILAVTSSFYQHALHQSFGEFALNYLRHQRQIEDATISKFQLGYAPAGWETLYRYLVEQKRYPVNFVEQAGLIKPRKTGGGYYDVFRDRLMIPIMDIQGRIIGFGSRSLKEEDQPKYLNSPQTPLFDKSKTLFALDRAKTHISQADCAVVVEGYFDAIALHEAGIGNVVASLGTAFTQNQLKQLLRFTPSKQVILNFDADDAGKKATERAIAEVEDLVYGGVVQLRILNLPGGKDADEFVKSREDGAVLYYQALEAAPLWLDWLISRLTADKSMKAADQFQQVAAAMIVLLNKLQDANQRNHYLTQCAELLSQGDARLVLQNLATLKSQIKSPRPRYQRNFTKQQKNNSDSAKPAFAIASHPESELLEQAETLLLRIYIHYSRYREQIIEQLESKDLLFSIAVHRFLWQQIIAIEDNLPRPSLENANPLLSELHNRSLDFPKKMNTVTKLFHLDEKTQEDVFRADIRVAEAIASLEQVNYQKRQIYCAEQLQNLDPATDLKLMKYHYQEIQTAVEKIRQLEQIRLAFSQDPITQ is encoded by the coding sequence GTGAAAGTTCCCCGACTTCATCCAGATACAATTGAAGAAGTACAGCAGCGAGTTGATATTGTTGATGTCATCTCAGAGCATATTGTTCTCCGCAAACGAGGCAAAGATTTTCTGGGTTTATGTCCTTTTCACAACGAAAAGACTCCTAGCTTTAGCGTTAGTCAGGACAAGCAGCTATATTATTGTTTTGGCTGTAGTGCTGGGGGAAATGCCTATAAGTTTTTGATGGAGATTGGCAAACAGTCTTTTGCCGAGGTTGTCTTAGATCTAGCACGTCGCTATCAGGTAGAAGTTAAAACAGTTGAGCCTGAGCAAAGACAAGAAATTCAGCGTCAGCTAGGTATTAGAGAAGAACTATATCGAATCTTGGCAGTCACGTCCAGCTTTTATCAACACGCTCTCCATCAGTCTTTTGGAGAATTTGCACTTAATTATTTGCGTCATCAAAGACAGATAGAAGACGCAACTATCAGTAAGTTTCAACTAGGTTATGCGCCTGCGGGTTGGGAAACCCTTTATCGATATTTAGTTGAGCAAAAACGCTATCCTGTTAATTTTGTTGAACAAGCAGGATTAATTAAACCCCGTAAAACAGGTGGCGGGTATTACGATGTATTTCGCGATCGCCTAATGATTCCCATTATGGACATCCAGGGCAGAATTATCGGCTTTGGTAGTCGGAGTCTGAAGGAAGAAGATCAGCCAAAATATCTTAACTCTCCCCAAACACCTCTATTTGATAAAAGTAAAACTTTGTTTGCCTTAGATCGGGCTAAGACTCATATCAGCCAAGCTGACTGTGCAGTGGTAGTAGAAGGCTATTTTGATGCGATCGCACTTCACGAAGCAGGTATTGGTAATGTGGTGGCATCTTTGGGTACAGCCTTTACTCAAAATCAGCTTAAGCAGCTACTGCGCTTTACTCCTTCTAAACAGGTAATTCTTAACTTTGATGCGGATGATGCTGGCAAAAAAGCTACAGAAAGAGCGATCGCTGAAGTCGAAGATTTAGTCTATGGCGGAGTAGTACAGCTACGTATTCTCAATCTTCCTGGTGGCAAAGATGCGGATGAATTTGTTAAAAGCAGGGAAGATGGCGCAGTATTATATTATCAGGCTTTAGAAGCTGCCCCCTTATGGTTGGATTGGCTAATTAGCCGCTTAACGGCAGACAAAAGCATGAAGGCTGCCGATCAGTTTCAACAAGTAGCAGCAGCAATGATCGTGCTGTTAAATAAATTACAGGATGCAAATCAACGCAACCATTACTTAACTCAATGTGCCGAACTTCTTAGTCAGGGAGATGCCAGACTAGTTTTACAAAATCTGGCTACCCTCAAGTCACAAATCAAATCGCCTCGTCCTAGATATCAGAGAAATTTTACTAAGCAGCAGAAAAATAATTCTGACTCAGCTAAACCAGCTTTTGCGATCGCCAGTCATCCTGAAAGTGAACTATTAGAACAAGCAGAAACTTTATTGCTGAGGATTTATATTCATTATTCTCGATATCGAGAGCAGATTATTGAGCAGCTAGAAAGCAAAGACTTATTATTTAGCATTGCTGTTCATCGGTTTTTATGGCAACAAATTATCGCCATTGAAGATAATTTACCTCGTCCATCATTAGAGAATGCTAATCCACTATTAAGTGAATTACATAACCGTAGTTTAGATTTTCCTAAAAAAATGAATACAGTGACAAAACTGTTTCATTTAGATGAAAAAACCCAAGAAGATGTTTTTCGGGCAGATATAAGAGTAGCAGAAGCGATCGCTTCTCTAGAACAGGTAAACTACCAAAAGCGTCAGATCTACTGTGCAGAACAGCTACAGAATCTCGATCCTGCTACAGATTTAAAGCTAATGAAATATCATTACCAAGAAATTCAAACCGCCGTCGAAAAAATTAGACAACTAGAACAAATACGCTTGGCTTTCTCTCAAGATCCCATTACTCAGTAG
- a CDS encoding DUF1636 domain-containing protein: MTEHTLLVCSLCRFSETQKKKHGLSGGQHLIEELQKGLDNCDWSDRITIQPVSCMAACRRSCAVTLAANDKLTFVLDRLAPIESAPDLLKFIEQYVTSPQGKVPYRERSKAIQQATSFILPPLTNSH, from the coding sequence ATGACTGAACATACATTATTAGTTTGTAGCCTGTGTCGCTTTTCCGAGACTCAAAAAAAGAAACACGGACTGTCGGGAGGACAACACCTGATCGAAGAACTGCAAAAAGGTTTGGATAATTGTGACTGGAGCGATCGCATTACTATCCAACCCGTATCCTGTATGGCAGCTTGTCGCCGTTCCTGTGCCGTTACTTTAGCTGCTAATGATAAGCTGACCTTTGTTTTGGATCGACTTGCACCTATAGAATCTGCACCCGATTTATTAAAATTTATCGAGCAATATGTTACCTCGCCCCAAGGGAAAGTTCCTTACCGAGAACGTTCTAAAGCTATTCAACAAGCTACCTCATTTATTTTACCCCCCTTAACCAATTCTCATTAA
- a CDS encoding metal ABC transporter permease produces MSNLTANIPLVDWLIEPLQYGFLVQAIWVSAFVGLVCAVLSCYITLKGWSLMGDAVSHAVVPGVVVAYALNIPFAIGAFVFGFGATVAIGYIKSKTRLKEDAVIGVVFTGFFALGLVLVTKIPSNIDLFHILFGNVLGISQQDIIQTLIAGTITLVVILIRRKDLLLFCFDPNHAKAIGLNTQLMYYTLLSVLALTIVTALQTAGIILVIAMLVTPGSTAYLLTNRFDHMLGISIATSVFSCVGGTYLSYHFDVSTGGAIVVLMTVLFVVTMVFAPRYGILAQNSQRHQEPVFDGTKKKL; encoded by the coding sequence ATGAGTAATTTAACTGCCAATATTCCCCTGGTAGACTGGCTGATTGAACCCTTGCAGTATGGATTTTTAGTTCAGGCTATCTGGGTTAGTGCTTTTGTCGGTTTAGTCTGTGCGGTGCTTTCTTGCTACATTACCCTTAAGGGCTGGTCACTAATGGGAGATGCGGTTTCCCATGCGGTTGTGCCAGGGGTAGTAGTGGCATATGCCCTCAATATTCCCTTTGCTATCGGCGCGTTTGTCTTTGGATTTGGGGCTACAGTGGCGATTGGCTATATTAAATCAAAAACTCGCCTTAAAGAAGATGCCGTTATTGGCGTAGTGTTTACTGGCTTTTTTGCCCTTGGTTTGGTGTTGGTAACAAAAATTCCTAGTAATATTGACCTATTTCATATTCTGTTTGGCAACGTTTTGGGCATATCTCAACAGGACATCATTCAAACTTTGATTGCAGGTACGATCACTCTGGTGGTGATTTTGATACGACGTAAAGACCTGCTGCTGTTTTGTTTTGACCCCAATCACGCTAAAGCGATCGGTCTTAACACCCAGCTTATGTATTATACCCTGCTTTCGGTGCTGGCTCTTACCATCGTCACTGCCCTACAAACCGCAGGTATTATTTTAGTTATTGCCATGCTGGTAACTCCAGGATCGACAGCTTACCTGTTAACCAATCGCTTTGACCATATGCTAGGAATTTCTATCGCTACCAGTGTCTTCTCTTGTGTAGGTGGGACTTATCTTAGCTATCATTTTGACGTATCTACAGGTGGAGCGATCGTGGTACTAATGACGGTGCTATTTGTTGTGACAATGGTATTTGCACCAAGGTACGGCATTTTGGCTCAGAACTCTCAACGGCACCAAGAGCCTGTTTTCGATGGAACAAAGAAGAAACTTTAA